The following nucleotide sequence is from Pueribacillus theae.
AGGTGGAGCAACTCCGTTTTTCGATATGCCGATAAATGAACTTCATAATTCAATCGTGCCGTTAGACAGGTTATGGGGAGCTCGTGCAAAAGATTTGCGCGATGAGTTGCTGTACTCTGCAACAACCGAACATCGTTTTCGAATTCTTGAAAAATATTTTTTGGCTCAGAATCCACTGTCTTGGTCGTGGAATCCTGCTGTAAAGTTTGCGCTCACTGAGTTTCGAAATTCGCCCTATATTCATTCGATTTCTGATACGGTTGAACAAATCGGCATGAGCCCCAAACGTTTTATCCAATTGTTTAAAGAAGAAGTCGGAATGACGCCTAAACGTTTTTGCCGTCTCATGCGCTTTCAAAAAGTCATACTCGCAATTGGACAGGGTAAGCGGATCGAATGGATGGATGTCGCTATCGATTCCGGCTATTATGATCAGGCTCATTTTATAAAAGAATTTCATGCTTTCTCCGGTCTAACTCCAACAAATTATCGTTTGATA
It contains:
- a CDS encoding helix-turn-helix domain-containing protein; the encoded protein is MLLQTYIPQAPLSSFIDYFWLLEGYNPSHKRELALPNGSTELIIDLHNDTVQLFDRQNTRIILSSAIVCGPHSEHFIIDTANESTMIGVHFKPGGATPFFDMPINELHNSIVPLDRLWGARAKDLRDELLYSATTEHRFRILEKYFLAQNPLSWSWNPAVKFALTEFRNSPYIHSISDTVEQIGMSPKRFIQLFKEEVGMTPKRFCRLMRFQKVILAIGQGKRIEWMDVAIDSGYYDQAHFIKEFHAFSGLTPTNYRLIEGRHPNHVPLS